GGCCCAGTTGCCGTCCAGCACGATCTGGATGGCCTCGGCATAGGCCTTATGTTCCTGTTCCAGGATTCGGGCTGCCAGAGTGTCCACATCATCCGTGTCATACACCGGTACGACTTTCTGGAGAATAATGGGTCCCGTGTCGGTTCCTTCATCCACGAAGTGCACGGTGCATCCGGCGATTTTCACGCCATAGGCGTGCGCCTGTTCCTGGGCATGAATGCCCGGAAAGGAGGGGAGAAGGGCCGGGTGGATGTTGACGATGCGGTGGTGATATTTCGCGACAAAATCCGGGGAAAGGATCCGCATGTAGCCTGCGAGGACGATAAGATCGGGATTGACCTGATCGATTACTGCAGCGACCTGTTCCTCGTGTTCCCCGCGCTTCATTCCCGTGTGGGGAAGAACATGGACGGTATATCCGAAAGATTTCGCACTCTCGATTCCGGGTGCATCCGGTACGTTGGAAAGGACACCGACGATGTCGGCTTTCAGATCACCCTTCTGGATTGCATCATGAATAGCCAGAAAGTTACTGCCTCTTCCTGAAAGGAGGACGAAAAGAGTCCCCTGCTTATCCACGAAGGTTGTAGACGACATGACGGGATCCCTCGTGGATTGATCCGATAATGTTGAATGGGTGGCCATGGTCCTTGAGATAAGAACTGAAGTCGGACAGGTGGTCAGGCCCTACGATGGCAACCATTCCAATTCCCATATTGAATACCTGAAACATCTCTTCGGTGGCTACCTTGCCTTCCCGCTGAAAGAGATGGAAAATCTCGGGGATCTCCCATGATCCCACCTGGATGACACAGTCGCATCCTTTGGGAAGAATACGGGGAATATTATCAGTCAGACCGCCTCCGGTAATATGAGCGAGTCCCTTGACCCATCCCATTCTCACCGGATCCCGAAGGATCGACAAGTAGGAACGGTGGGATCGAAGAAGCTCTTCCGCCACGGTTGTACCAATGCCGGGCAGTCTGGAATCGACTTTCAATTTCATTTTCTCGAAGACAATCCTGCGGGCCAGAGAGTATCCGTTGGTGTGCAGTCCATTGCTGGGGAGGCCTACGGCCACGTCACCGGACGCAATCCCGGGACGGGGCAGGAGCTCGGAACGTTCTGCCGCGGCGACAATAAATCCTGCCAGATCAAAGACACCCTCGGTATAGAAGCCTGGCATTTCCGCAGTCTCCCCTCCGATGAGAGCCATGCCGTTTTCACGGCAGGCCGCTGCCAGGCCCTCCACCACTTCCACCATCCTGTCGGGGTCGAGACGGCCGGCGGCGTAGTAATCCAGGAAAAAGAGGGGTGTGAGGGCTCCCTGAAC
The sequence above is a segment of the Thermoanaerobaculia bacterium genome. Coding sequences within it:
- the purN gene encoding phosphoribosylglycinamide formyltransferase, which encodes MSSTTFVDKQGTLFVLLSGRGSNFLAIHDAIQKGDLKADIVGVLSNVPDAPGIESAKSFGYTVHVLPHTGMKRGEHEEQVAAVIDQVNPDLIVLAGYMRILSPDFVAKYHHRIVNIHPALLPSFPGIHAQEQAHAYGVKIAGCTVHFVDEGTDTGPIILQKVVPVYDTDDVDTLAARILEQEHKAYAEAIQIVLDGNWALEGRRFVRT
- the purM gene encoding phosphoribosylformylglycinamidine cyclo-ligase, which produces MDAYKKAGVDISAQDRALRRVKDLLKSTANDQVLTELGAFGSCFAIPSDRFKEPVFVASSDGVGTKIRIAIDAGRCAGIGVDLVNHCVNDVLVQGALTPLFFLDYYAAGRLDPDRMVEVVEGLAAACRENGMALIGGETAEMPGFYTEGVFDLAGFIVAAAERSELLPRPGIASGDVAVGLPSNGLHTNGYSLARRIVFEKMKLKVDSRLPGIGTTVAEELLRSHRSYLSILRDPVRMGWVKGLAHITGGGLTDNIPRILPKGCDCVIQVGSWEIPEIFHLFQREGKVATEEMFQVFNMGIGMVAIVGPDHLSDFSSYLKDHGHPFNIIGSIHEGSRHVVYNLRG